A genomic segment from Necator americanus strain Aroian chromosome III, whole genome shotgun sequence encodes:
- a CDS encoding hypothetical protein (NECATOR_CHRIII.G12658.T2) has translation MGAYLDKPITEKESESGQGNGLTYGATCMQGWRVKQEDAHNCILDLNAEWSMFAVYDGHGGDEVSRYTAMKLPEFLKEREFWANDDLVTTLQQIFIDFDDVLRSEEVMKELKKMAKESEDTPDRDDDGDNSEDESDRIQTIEESSMPLEEILTRFYRQGYIIGRNPVKNKVSLEELNAEQESGDDKCSKGKRQSRSPTQEPAKRAKTEGNDGENGDGDKANTELNANESKVSENPVEKSSNDSSDGCNSNNVSSKAEADAEEKKEDEIETTTPVIKTKQKKTPVNAEKKVDAADDGIMDDEDSEDDSDFNEAEEEAEDEECEDEEECESDDDGEDVAIPGGLETPGEDSGTTACVCLMSKDRIIVANSGDSRAVLCRDGTAIDLSLDHKPEDDVERTRIVNAGGFVNEDGRVNGGLNLSRAFGDHSYKKNTDLPLRDQMITALPDVKMETLQPNDEFLVVACDGIWNSLSSQQVVDFIRERIKQGKSCVDISEELCDHCLAPSTAGDGTGCDNMTVIIATITH, from the exons ATGGGAGCATATCTTGACAAACCGATAACAGAGAAGGAATCGGAAAGCGGTCAAGGGAACGGTTTGACGTATGGCGCCACGTGCATGCAGGGGTGGAGAGTGAAACAagag GATGCACATAACTGCATACTTGATTTAAATGCCGAGTGGAGCATGTTTGCCGTATACGATGGTCACGGCGGTGATGAGGTATCCAGATATACAGCGATGAAGTTACCAGAGTTCCTTAAAGAAAG AGAGTTCTGGGCAAACGACGATTTGGTCACAACTCTGCAgcaaatatttattgattttgatgATGTCCTAAGGTCAGAGGAAGTTATGAAAGAGTTAAAG AAAATGGCCAAGGAAAGTGAAGATACACCAGATCGTGACGATGACGGTGATAACAGCGAAGATGAAAGCGACCGAATTCAGACTATTGAAGAGAGCTCAATGCCACTAGAAGAAATATTGACTAG attttatAGGCAAGGATACATAATTGGAAGGAATCCagttaaaaataaagtttcacttGAG GAATTGAATGCAGAGCAGGAAAGTGGTGACGATAAATGTTCAAAAGGCAAGCGTCAAAGTAGGTCACCAACGCAAGAGCCCGCTAAGCGAGCGAAGACTGAAGGAAATG ATGGTGAAAACGGTGATGGAGATAAGGCCAACACTGAACTAAACGCCAACGAAAGCAAGGTTTCTGAGAATCCTGTGGAGAAATCTTCCAACGATTCATCTGATGGATG CAATAGTAATAATGTCTCTTCGAAAGCGGAAGCTGACGCtgaggagaagaaggaagacgAAATAGAAACAACGACGCCAGTGATTAAGacgaagcaaaagaaaacgcCAGTGAACGCAGAAAAGAAAGTTGATGCTGCCGATGATGGAATTAT GGACGATGAAGATTCCGAGGATGACTCAGACTTTAACGAAGCAGAAGAagaagcggaagatgaggaatgtgaagatgaagaagaatgtgAATCTGATGACGATGGTGAA GATGTTGCCATTCCTGGGGGTTTGGAAACACCCGGAGAGGATTCCGGCACAACTGCTTGCGTTTGCCTTATGAGTAAAGATAGA ATCATCGTGGCAAATTCTGGTGACTCCAGAGCGGTTCTGTGCAGGGATGGCACCGCTATTGATTTATCTCTGGACCATAAGCCAGAAGATGACGTTGAAAGGACACGTATTGTGAATGCGGGTGGATTTGTGAATGAAGACGGGCG GGTGAATGGTGGATTGAATTTGTCGCGGGCGTTCGGTGATCACAGTTACAAAAAGAATACGGATTTGCCTTTGCGGGATCAAATGATCAC CGCGCTACCCGACGTGAAAATGGAGACACTACAGCCGAATGATGAGTTCCTCGTAGTGGCATGTGATGGAATCtg GAACTCACTAAGCTCTCAACAAGTTGTTGATTTCATCCGAGAGAGaataaaacaaggaaaatcTTGTGTGGATATTTCTGAAGAG CTTTGTGACCACTGCTTGGCGCCGTCAACGGCCGGAGATGGCACTGGCTGTGATAACATGACGGTCATTATAGCTACGATTACTCACTAA
- a CDS encoding hypothetical protein (NECATOR_CHRIII.G12658.T1) — protein sequence MGAYLDKPITEKESESGQGNGLTYGATCMQGWRVKQEDAHNCILDLNAEWSMFAVYDGHGGDEVSRYTAMKLPEFLKEREFWANDDLVTTLQQIFIDFDDVLRSEEVMKELKKMAKESEDTPDRDDDGDNSEDESDRIQTIEESSMPLEEILTRFYRQGYIIGRNPVKNKVSLEELNAEQESGDDKCSKGKRQSRSPTQEPAKRAKTEGNGSLLSMLITDGENGDGDKANTELNANESKVSENPVEKSSNDSSDGCNSNNVSSKAEADAEEKKEDEIETTTPVIKTKQKKTPVNAEKKVDAADDGIMDDEDSEDDSDFNEAEEEAEDEECEDEEECESDDDGEDVAIPGGLETPGEDSGTTACVCLMSKDRIIVANSGDSRAVLCRDGTAIDLSLDHKPEDDVERTRIVNAGGFVNEDGRVNGGLNLSRAFGDHSYKKNTDLPLRDQMITALPDVKMETLQPNDEFLVVACDGIWNSLSSQQVVDFIRERIKQGKSCVDISEELCDHCLAPSTAGDGTGCDNMTVIIATITH from the exons ATGGGAGCATATCTTGACAAACCGATAACAGAGAAGGAATCGGAAAGCGGTCAAGGGAACGGTTTGACGTATGGCGCCACGTGCATGCAGGGGTGGAGAGTGAAACAagag GATGCACATAACTGCATACTTGATTTAAATGCCGAGTGGAGCATGTTTGCCGTATACGATGGTCACGGCGGTGATGAGGTATCCAGATATACAGCGATGAAGTTACCAGAGTTCCTTAAAGAAAG AGAGTTCTGGGCAAACGACGATTTGGTCACAACTCTGCAgcaaatatttattgattttgatgATGTCCTAAGGTCAGAGGAAGTTATGAAAGAGTTAAAG AAAATGGCCAAGGAAAGTGAAGATACACCAGATCGTGACGATGACGGTGATAACAGCGAAGATGAAAGCGACCGAATTCAGACTATTGAAGAGAGCTCAATGCCACTAGAAGAAATATTGACTAG attttatAGGCAAGGATACATAATTGGAAGGAATCCagttaaaaataaagtttcacttGAG GAATTGAATGCAGAGCAGGAAAGTGGTGACGATAAATGTTCAAAAGGCAAGCGTCAAAGTAGGTCACCAACGCAAGAGCCCGCTAAGCGAGCGAAGACTGAAGGAAATG GGAGTTTATTGAGTATGCTGATCACAGATGGTGAAAACGGTGATGGAGATAAGGCCAACACTGAACTAAACGCCAACGAAAGCAAGGTTTCTGAGAATCCTGTGGAGAAATCTTCCAACGATTCATCTGATGGATG CAATAGTAATAATGTCTCTTCGAAAGCGGAAGCTGACGCtgaggagaagaaggaagacgAAATAGAAACAACGACGCCAGTGATTAAGacgaagcaaaagaaaacgcCAGTGAACGCAGAAAAGAAAGTTGATGCTGCCGATGATGGAATTAT GGACGATGAAGATTCCGAGGATGACTCAGACTTTAACGAAGCAGAAGAagaagcggaagatgaggaatgtgaagatgaagaagaatgtgAATCTGATGACGATGGTGAA GATGTTGCCATTCCTGGGGGTTTGGAAACACCCGGAGAGGATTCCGGCACAACTGCTTGCGTTTGCCTTATGAGTAAAGATAGA ATCATCGTGGCAAATTCTGGTGACTCCAGAGCGGTTCTGTGCAGGGATGGCACCGCTATTGATTTATCTCTGGACCATAAGCCAGAAGATGACGTTGAAAGGACACGTATTGTGAATGCGGGTGGATTTGTGAATGAAGACGGGCG GGTGAATGGTGGATTGAATTTGTCGCGGGCGTTCGGTGATCACAGTTACAAAAAGAATACGGATTTGCCTTTGCGGGATCAAATGATCAC CGCGCTACCCGACGTGAAAATGGAGACACTACAGCCGAATGATGAGTTCCTCGTAGTGGCATGTGATGGAATCtg GAACTCACTAAGCTCTCAACAAGTTGTTGATTTCATCCGAGAGAGaataaaacaaggaaaatcTTGTGTGGATATTTCTGAAGAG CTTTGTGACCACTGCTTGGCGCCGTCAACGGCCGGAGATGGCACTGGCTGTGATAACATGACGGTCATTATAGCTACGATTACTCACTAA